One uncultured Carboxylicivirga sp. genomic window, AACACTTTGTATGTCTTTCAACTTCAACATCTACTTCTTGCTTTTACCTAAGTTGATAACTTCCTTTGCTATTTCTTTAGCTGCATCAGGCTTTGCCAATTTCTTTATATTCTCAGCCAGATTACTGATCAGATGTTCATCCAACGCTAATTGAGATGCTTCATGAATAATCCCTTTCACCTCACTATCCTTTACAATCATAGCTGCATCTTTTTCAACCAAAGCCATTGCATTTTTTGTCTGATGATCTTCCGAAACATTGGGAGAAGGCACAAAAATGGTTGGCTTACCTAAAATGGCAAGTTCAGATATCGTTCCTGCACCGGCTCGTGAAACAACCACATCAGCCATTGCAAAAGCCATATCCATACGACTTATAAAATCAGTTACAATAACTCTATTCTTCAGACTTTCCGGCAGACCAGCCTTCATCTCTTCAAAATAAAATTTACCAGTTTGCCAAATTAGCTGACACTCTTCGGGCAACTGATCAATACCATGCAAAATTCCATTATTTACAGAACGTGCACCCAGACTTCCGCCAATCACCAATATTGTTTTTTTCTCCGGATCTAACTTCCAGAATTCGGCAGCCTCTTTTCTATCTACCCATGTAATCAAATTACTTCTTACAGGATTACCTGTTAATATTATTTTTTGTGCTTCAAAGAAGCGATCCATCTTATCGTAAGCCACACAAATTTTTGCCGCTTTTCTCGCCAAAATCCGGTTTGTTACGCCGGGAAAAGAATTCTGTTCCTGCAACAAACAAGGGACACCTTTTTGAGAAGCCACTCTCAAAACAGGACCACTGGCGTAACCTCCAACCCCAACTGCTACATCAGGATTAAATTCTTTAACTACCGAACGAGCTTTAGCCAAACTTTTAATCAACTTTAAGGGAAAGGATAAATTTTTAAGAGTGACCTTTCGTTGCAATCCGGCAACCGGTAATCCAACAATCTCATAACCAGCCTCAGGTACTTTCTCCATCTCCATTTTACCCTGAGCTCCTACAAATAGAATTTTTGCATCAGGTAGTTGCTCTTTTACCGCATTGGCAATAGATATAGCAGGGAAGATATGACCTCCGGTCCCACCACCGCTGATTATTACTTTTAATTCGCTCATTCTTCTTCTGGTTTTTCTTCAGCCTCCAAAGCTGAACGTTCTTGCATATTATTTCTGCTTACACTCAGTATGGCACCCAAAGCCAAACAGGTAAATAAAGTTGATGTTCCTCCCATACTAACCAAAGGCAACGGCTGTCCGGTTACCGGAAAGACACCTACCGCAACACCCATATTAATAAAAGCCTGAACAGATAGCAAAGTAGCCAAACCAACAACCAGAAAGGCCGGAAAAGTTCTTGAACTGGCCCTGACAATCACTCCGGACCGGAATAGCAATATCAGATAAGCCAACATAACCAGTAGAGCTCCTATCAATCCAAATTCTTCAGTTATAATAGCATAAACAAAATCACTGTAAGGGTGAGGCAAAAAGTAACGTTGATGACTATTACCCGGACCTTTACCTATAATACCACCCGTTGCAATGGCCATTTTTGATCTCTCTGCCTGATAATCGGCAGTTCCTCCAGCATCTTCTTCACTTTCTACATGACGCATTATACGAGCCTTCCAGGTACTGGCCCTGTGTAAAAAAGGAACATATTCAGCTGAGAAAATAATAACAGTAACAAAAAGCAAAACAGCCGCAACTGTTCCAAGTATATATTTTAACGACACCCTTCCAATAAACATTACAATTAAAGCAGAAGCTCCAATTAGTCCAGCCGTTGAAAAGTCTTCTTTAAAAATCAATCCACAAACAATACCCACATGAATCATGATGGGTTTAAAGGCTTCATCAGCATTTTTATCATCGCGCTGATACTGTGCTAAAATTTTAGCGATATAAATCATCAAAGCCAATTTGGCCAACTCCGATGGCTGAAAAGATATACCCACAACAGGTACTGTTAACCAACGACTTGCCTGATTCAAACTCACACCAGTCAGCAAAGTAATGAGCAACAAGGCTTCCGATAAATACAGAAATACAGATGCAAACCGCGCAAACCATTTGTAATGAAGATGATGAACTCCAATTATAATTCCAATACCCACCATTAAAAATTTGGCATGTCGGAAAAGGTAATAAATAGCATTCCCATCATGGTGTTTATAAGCCAGGTTAGCTGTGGCACTGTAAACCACCAGACTTGAGAAGATAGCCAATGCTATGATAACGAACCAAATGATTCGATCTCCTTTAATATATTTGCGTAAGGTTTCGTTCATTTCAATTTCTTACAGTTCTCTCACACACTCTTTAAACTGAATACCTCTGTCGATATAGCTATTAAATAAATCAAAGCTGGCACATGCCGGAGACAAGAGTACAACATCTCCTTTCTTACCCAGATGATATGCAAGTTCAACTGCCTCCTTCATCGATTTGCTCTCTTTAATTGTTGGAATAACATCCTGAAATGATTCAATCAGTTTTGCATTATTTATTCCTAAACAAATCAATGCTCTCACTTTGCTTTTGGCAAGAGGCATCAAATCTTCGTAATCATTCCCTTTGTCAACCCCACCTGCTATCCAAACTACAGATTTATTCATACACTCAAGTGCATACCATGTTGAATTTACATTGGTAGCTTTTGAGTCATTAATAAATTCAATCCCCCTTACAGAACACACTTTTTCCAGCCGATGCTCAACCCCTTTAAAGGTGGTCAGGCTTTCGCGAATAAATGTCTTTTTAATCTTTAAAACCGAAGCAACAATTCCGGCAGCCATCGAATTATAAAGATTATGTTTGCCCTGCAATGAAAGTTCTTGTGATAAAATACTCATTGTGTCGTGGTTGTAATTAATAATGACCTCGTCATTCGTGACGTATGCCCCACTCTTCAATAAATCTCTTTGAGTGAAGGGTATCAGGTTAGATTTATAAATATGATTTCCTAATTCTTTACTAATGTTTTCATCATCTTCGCAGTATATAAAGTAATCCTGCTCTGTTTGATTTTGAAGAATTCGGAATTTACTCTCTATGTATTTTTGCATACTGTACTCATAGCGATCCAGATGATCCGGCGTAATATTCAACAAAACAGCTATATCTGCCTTAAAGTCAAACATTCCATCTAACTGAAAGCTACTCAACTCTATCACATACCATTCAGGCTTCTTTCCATCAGCAATCTGACGGGCAAGACTGGTTCCAACATTTCCAGCCAATTCAACATTTAACCCTGCATTTTTCAGAAGCTCATATATCAATAAAGTAGTTGTTGTTTTACCATTACTACCTGTAATGCATATTGATTTCGCTTCCATATACCTTCCGGCAAACTCTATCTCTGAAATTACAGGAATACCTTTCGCCCGAGCTTTTGCTACAAGGGGAGCAGTATCCGGTATCCCCGGACTTTTCATTATCTCATCAGCCTCTAAAATCTTTTCCTCAGAGTGTTTATTGTCCTCAAATTCAACACCGGCATCATTCAGTTCTTTTTTATGTTCCTGCGAGATGCTTCCTTTGTCAGAAACAAACACACTCCATCCCTTCTGCACAGCCAACAGAGCTGTACCTACTCCACTCTCACCAGACCCTAGAACAACCAAGCGTTTCATTTCTTATCTGACTTTTAAGGTTACAATAGTTAATACTGCCAATATGATACCGATTATCCAGAATCGGGTAACTATCTTCGACTCTGTATATCCTTTTTTCTGATAATGATGATGTAAAGGAGCCATCTTAAAGATGCGTCGTCCTTCTCCGTATTTCCTTTTGGTATATTTAAACCAGCTAACCTGCATCATTACAGATACATTCTCAACCAGGAATATCCCACATAGAATTGGAATTAAAAGCTCAATCCGTAGCAGAATGGCAAAAACAGCAATGATTCCACCTAAAGTCAAACTACCTGTATCACCCATAAAAACCTGAGCTGGAAAAGAGTTATACCACAAAAAGCCGACCGTTGCACCAATAAAGGCAGCAATAAAAACAACCAACTCTTCCGAATTGGGTATATACATGATATTCAGGTAATCAGCATAGATAATATTACTCGACAGATAGGCAAAAACACCTAATGTCGTTCCTATAATCGCGGACGTACCCGTTGCCAACCCATCGAGTCCATCCGTAATATTGGCTCCATTGGAAACGGCAGTAATTATAAAAATAACAGCAACAGCAAAAATCAACCAACCCCATTTTTCAGCCTGATCACCCAAAAACCAAACAACTTTTGAGTAGTTAAACCGATTATTCTTAAGAAATGGAATATTGGTAACAGTTGACTTTGTATCTTTTGTAGCAATTCGTTCAACCATCGTTCCATCTTCAGCCTGAACAGTGATTGTTTCATCTGGAATTCTTTCTCTTACAAAAACATCATCACTTGCGAATAAAGTAATGGCAACAATTAAACCTAAACCAACCTGTCCTGCAATCTTGAACCTTCCGGCTAATCCTTCTTTGTCTTTTTTGAAAACCTTGATATAATCATCAATAAAACCAATGGTACCTAACCAAAGCGTAGAAATAATCATTAACAGGATATATACATTATCCAGTTTACTAAGTAATAGAACTGGAACCAGTATGGCAGCAATAATTATCACACCTCCCATGGTTGGTGTTCCTTTTTTTGCATACTGACCTTCGAGACCTAAATCACGAACAACCTCTCCGATTTGTTGCTTTTGAAGAAGTTTGATTACTTTTTTACCAATTATGGCACCGAATAATAAAGCAATAATAACTGCTAAACCTGCACGAAAAGAGATGTATTGAAAAACTCCAGCTCCGGGAAAGTTTAATGTTTCAAGATATTTAAACAAATAGTACAACATTGGCTTTAATTATTCTGCGTTAAAAATTTCGTTTACAATTTCCCGATCATCAAAGTGATTTCTTACACCTTTGATTTCCTGATAAGTTTCATGACCTTTACCCGCCACCAAAATGATATCTCCTGGTTGAGCAACGATACAGGCTGTTCTGATTGCTTCTTTCCGATCGACAATCGACAGCACTTTAATACGTTCTTTGAAAGAAACCCCTTTCATCATTTGCTCTATTATTTCAGCAGGATCCTCACTTCGTGGATTATCTGAAGTTAGAATCACACGAGAACTACCCTGAACCGCTTCTTTAGCCATTTCGGGTCGTTTCATCGGATCACGATCACCGCCTGCTCCAACAACTGTAATTAATTGTTGCTGCCCTTGACGTACCAGATTAATGGTTGCTATCACATTTTTTAGTGCATCAGGAGTGTGAGCATAGTCAACAACAGCTGTTTTTCCTGTTTTTGAACGAATAGTCTCAAAACGACCATCAACCGATTTAAGTTGGCTCAATGCAACTAGTGCTTCCATTTTATCAAACCCCAATAAAACAGCAGCACCATATACGGCTAAGAGGTTTTGTGCATTAAAATGACCAACAAACTGAGTCCATATCTCATGCCCGTCTACCTCCAACTGCATGCCCTCAAACATACTTTCAATAATCTTAGCCTTAAAAGTTCCCATCCCTTTAATGGAATAGGTATTCTTTTCTGCCCTGGTATTTTGCATCATTACCATGCCATTCTTATCATCTGCATTCACAAGGCAAAAGGCTTCTTTATCCAGATTATCGAAGAAGGATTTTTTAGCCTCAATATAGGCTTTAAAGGTTTTATGATAGTCTAAATGATCGTGCGTAATATTGGTAAATAAGGCTCCATCGAACTGTAAACCAGCCACCCTGTTTTGATCGAGCGAATGCGAACTTACTTCCATAAAGCAATAATCACAGCCAGCTTCCACCATTTGAGCCATTAAACTATTTAAAGCAACAGCATCAGGTGTTGTATGGGTCGCTTGTATTTCTTCTGAACCGATATAATTTGCAACAGTTGAAAACAACCCGGCTTTATATCCGAGAGCTGTGACCAACTTATAAAGTAAAGTAGCAATAGTAGTTTTTCCGTTAGTACCGGTTACGCCTACCAACTTAAATTTCCTTGATGGATAATCATAAAAAGCGGATGCCATCTTACCCAAAGCAAGTGAACTATTCTCAACCACTACAATGATAGCATCTTCAGGATATGATTCAGGTGTTTTTTCACAGATAATACATCTGCATCCGGCTTCCAGAACCTGCTTTATATATTGATGTCCGTCATTAACAGTACCTTTAACTGCAACAAATGCCGAACCCTCTTTGGCTTTTCTTGAATCGAAGCAAATATTAGTTATCTCAACATCACTTTCGTTAATGATATTGACAACCTCAACCTCTCTTAATATTTTATTTAAACTTCTCACTTCTCAGATTTAATATTTAGCTCATCTGCAAATAAATTGTTGATCCTTTTCTAAAATTCTGACCTGCCGTCATCGATTGCTGACGAACCCGTCCTACTCCACTTAACTCAACCTTTAAGCCCATATTTTCAAGAATAGAAACCGCATCTTTTGCACCCATTCCTAAAACATTAGGCACCAAACCTTCCGGAAAACTTTTTGATGCCAGGTGAATATCATGCTCACGAGCCTTGGTCGACGCCCATTGCGCATTTATTTCCTGACCTTTTACATTGATTCCAACCTCAGTAAAAACAGTTAAAAGATCTTCCTTCAGACCACCTTTTGCATAAGGCTGATATTCACCAACAGGTATTTCATATTCTTCTTTAATATCCGGATGATCGTAATTTTGCGCATAAACCCGATCGGCGATCTCACCAAAAACAGAACCAGCCACAAGATTACCGTAATATACGTTATTCGACGGGCCATTGACAACCACAATACAACTGTAAAGAGGTCTGTCAGCAGGAAAATATCCAACAAAGGAGGCCTGATACTGAACCCCGCCTTCACCTTTATAACCAGATTTTCCTTTAGCTATTTGAGCTGTTCCGGTTTTACCGGCAATTTTATATCGATTATTTTTAATGTTTTTAGCTGTGCCATTTTCAACTACACCCACCAGCAGTTCATGAACTTTTTCAATTGTCTCCAATGAACATATAGAAGGGTTAATCACTTCTGTTTCTCGCTGTTCAATTATTTCACCATGACGCGACACTGCTTCAACAAACAAAGGCTTCACCATCTTTCCGTTATTGGCAATTGCATTATAAAAAGCCAAAACCTGCAATGGAGTTAATTGCGTTTCGTAGCCAATCGACATCCATGGCAAGGTAGTTCCCCACCAATCTTTCTCCTTGGGATATTTTATTCGAGGAATTCCTTCTCCTTTAATCTCCA contains:
- the murG gene encoding undecaprenyldiphospho-muramoylpentapeptide beta-N-acetylglucosaminyltransferase — encoded protein: MSELKVIISGGGTGGHIFPAISIANAVKEQLPDAKILFVGAQGKMEMEKVPEAGYEIVGLPVAGLQRKVTLKNLSFPLKLIKSLAKARSVVKEFNPDVAVGVGGYASGPVLRVASQKGVPCLLQEQNSFPGVTNRILARKAAKICVAYDKMDRFFEAQKIILTGNPVRSNLITWVDRKEAAEFWKLDPEKKTILVIGGSLGARSVNNGILHGIDQLPEECQLIWQTGKFYFEEMKAGLPESLKNRVIVTDFISRMDMAFAMADVVVSRAGAGTISELAILGKPTIFVPSPNVSEDHQTKNAMALVEKDAAMIVKDSEVKGIIHEASQLALDEHLISNLAENIKKLAKPDAAKEIAKEVINLGKSKK
- a CDS encoding UDP-N-acetylmuramoyl-L-alanyl-D-glutamate--2,6-diaminopimelate ligase — protein: MRSLNKILREVEVVNIINESDVEITNICFDSRKAKEGSAFVAVKGTVNDGHQYIKQVLEAGCRCIICEKTPESYPEDAIIVVVENSSLALGKMASAFYDYPSRKFKLVGVTGTNGKTTIATLLYKLVTALGYKAGLFSTVANYIGSEEIQATHTTPDAVALNSLMAQMVEAGCDYCFMEVSSHSLDQNRVAGLQFDGALFTNITHDHLDYHKTFKAYIEAKKSFFDNLDKEAFCLVNADDKNGMVMMQNTRAEKNTYSIKGMGTFKAKIIESMFEGMQLEVDGHEIWTQFVGHFNAQNLLAVYGAAVLLGFDKMEALVALSQLKSVDGRFETIRSKTGKTAVVDYAHTPDALKNVIATINLVRQGQQQLITVVGAGGDRDPMKRPEMAKEAVQGSSRVILTSDNPRSEDPAEIIEQMMKGVSFKERIKVLSIVDRKEAIRTACIVAQPGDIILVAGKGHETYQEIKGVRNHFDDREIVNEIFNAE
- a CDS encoding putative peptidoglycan glycosyltransferase FtsW — encoded protein: MNETLRKYIKGDRIIWFVIIALAIFSSLVVYSATANLAYKHHDGNAIYYLFRHAKFLMVGIGIIIGVHHLHYKWFARFASVFLYLSEALLLITLLTGVSLNQASRWLTVPVVGISFQPSELAKLALMIYIAKILAQYQRDDKNADEAFKPIMIHVGIVCGLIFKEDFSTAGLIGASALIVMFIGRVSLKYILGTVAAVLLFVTVIIFSAEYVPFLHRASTWKARIMRHVESEEDAGGTADYQAERSKMAIATGGIIGKGPGNSHQRYFLPHPYSDFVYAIITEEFGLIGALLVMLAYLILLFRSGVIVRASSRTFPAFLVVGLATLLSVQAFINMGVAVGVFPVTGQPLPLVSMGGTSTLFTCLALGAILSVSRNNMQERSALEAEEKPEEE
- the mraY gene encoding phospho-N-acetylmuramoyl-pentapeptide-transferase, coding for MLYYLFKYLETLNFPGAGVFQYISFRAGLAVIIALLFGAIIGKKVIKLLQKQQIGEVVRDLGLEGQYAKKGTPTMGGVIIIAAILVPVLLLSKLDNVYILLMIISTLWLGTIGFIDDYIKVFKKDKEGLAGRFKIAGQVGLGLIVAITLFASDDVFVRERIPDETITVQAEDGTMVERIATKDTKSTVTNIPFLKNNRFNYSKVVWFLGDQAEKWGWLIFAVAVIFIITAVSNGANITDGLDGLATGTSAIIGTTLGVFAYLSSNIIYADYLNIMYIPNSEELVVFIAAFIGATVGFLWYNSFPAQVFMGDTGSLTLGGIIAVFAILLRIELLIPILCGIFLVENVSVMMQVSWFKYTKRKYGEGRRIFKMAPLHHHYQKKGYTESKIVTRFWIIGIILAVLTIVTLKVR
- the murD gene encoding UDP-N-acetylmuramoyl-L-alanine--D-glutamate ligase, whose protein sequence is MKRLVVLGSGESGVGTALLAVQKGWSVFVSDKGSISQEHKKELNDAGVEFEDNKHSEEKILEADEIMKSPGIPDTAPLVAKARAKGIPVISEIEFAGRYMEAKSICITGSNGKTTTTLLIYELLKNAGLNVELAGNVGTSLARQIADGKKPEWYVIELSSFQLDGMFDFKADIAVLLNITPDHLDRYEYSMQKYIESKFRILQNQTEQDYFIYCEDDENISKELGNHIYKSNLIPFTQRDLLKSGAYVTNDEVIINYNHDTMSILSQELSLQGKHNLYNSMAAGIVASVLKIKKTFIRESLTTFKGVEHRLEKVCSVRGIEFINDSKATNVNSTWYALECMNKSVVWIAGGVDKGNDYEDLMPLAKSKVRALICLGINNAKLIESFQDVIPTIKESKSMKEAVELAYHLGKKGDVVLLSPACASFDLFNSYIDRGIQFKECVREL